A region of the Deinococcus hopiensis KR-140 genome:
ATCAGAGCCCATCAATGTGCTGCAGGCGCACGAGGAGGACAAGAAGGAGAAGCGCTGGGACGATCACGAGGAGGCTTCAGTACCAAGATTCACCTTCGTGCGTCAGGGACAAGGCAAGCCCATGGCGTTCGTCCTGAGTGGCGGGGAACGCCATGAATCCAGATATCTCCCTTCGCTCCTGGAGACCGGAGCAGTTGCTCGTCCAGGACGAGGACGACCACGACTTCGCCCTGATCGCCTGGTGGGCGACAAAGGCTACAGCGACACGACAATTCGGAAGCATCTGCATAATCGCGGGATTCGGATCACCATTCCCAGGCGACAAGATCAGGGACCTGACATCTGCTTTGATGCCGCTGCCTACAAAGAACGAAACAAGGTAGAACGCTTGATCAACCGCTTCAAGAATTTTCGTCGGATCGCCA
Encoded here:
- a CDS encoding IS5 family transposase yields the protein MLQAHEEDKKEKRWDDHEEASVPRFTFVRQGQGKPMAFVLSGGERHESRYLPSLLETGAVARPGRGRPRLRPDRLVGDKGYSDTTIRKHLHNRGIRITIPRRQDQGPDICFDAAAYKERNKVERLINRFKNFRRIATRYDKRAVIYEGWLTVAAILLWL